A stretch of Bombina bombina isolate aBomBom1 chromosome 2, aBomBom1.pri, whole genome shotgun sequence DNA encodes these proteins:
- the LOC128649834 gene encoding proepiregulin-like, with protein sequence MHLWSRRMHRILILFAFHVFQLACGTTVTPLCKPGESADSCTTAMVKTDESSRAAPVKIARCKAEMENFCWNGQCMYLVELDEHYCRCDTGFTGIRCVHSELVTQPTSPEYLALTIFLTLLSLLAIAVASFFAYQWHKNKKLRESSKKYQEVLTQNL encoded by the exons ATGCATCTGTGGAGCAGAAGGATGCACAGAATACTAATTCTTTTTG CGTTCCATGTGTTTCAGCTAGCTTGTGGAACAACTGTAACTCCTTTATGTAAACCTGGAGAATCTGCAGACAGCTGTACAACAGCTATGG tgAAAACCGATGAAAGCTCAAGAGCAGCACCAGTAAAAATAGCACGATGCAAAGCAGAGATGGAGAACTTCTGCTGGAATGGACAGTGCATGTACCTTGTGGAATTGGATGAACACTACTGCCG GTGTGATACTGGTTTTACTGGCATTCGCTGTGTACACTCAGAACTTGTTACTCAACCCACAAGCCCCGAGTACTTGGCTCTCACAATATTTTTAACACTTCTGTCACTTCTTGCTATTGCTGTGGCATCGTTTTTTGCGTATCAATG gCACAAGAATAAGAAACTTAGAGAGTCCAGTAAGAAATACCAAGAAGTCCTCACACAGAATCTATAA